In Bifidobacterium adolescentis ATCC 15703, the sequence GGAAGGCTTTGATGCTTTCCTCGCTGCGAAGGCTGAGCCGGCTGCAAAGGAGGCCTGATTTTCATGGTCGCTATTCACAAGCCCGCACACGACATCATCCTCAAGCCTGTCGTTTCTGAGAAGAGCTACGCTCTGTCCGATCGCGGTCAGTACACCTTCGTGGTGGCCCCGAACGCGAACAAGGTTCAGATCAAGCAGGCAATCGAAGAGATCTTCAATGTCAAGGTGACGAACGTCAACACCCTCAACCGCGCCGGCAAGCGCCAGCGCACCCGCAACGGTTTCGGCCAGCGCGTCAATCAGAAGCGCGCCATCGTGACCGTCGCCGAGGGCCAGACGATCGACATCTTCGGTAACTGAAGGCTAGCCGAGAAAAGTTAAAGGAAGAACTAGATTATGGCTATCCGCGTTTATAAGCCGACGACTGCAGGCCGCCGTAACGCGTCCGTCTCGGACTTCTCCGAGCTTACGCGCTCCACGCCTGAGAAGTCGCTGGTTCGCAAGCTCAGCAAGACTGGCGGTCGTAACTCCTACGGCCGTATGACCTCCCGTCATCGCGGCGGCGGTCACAAGCGCCAGTACCGTCTCATCGACTTCAAGCGTTGGGACAAGGACGGCGTGCCGGCCAAGGTCGCTCACATCGAGTACGACCCGAACCGTTCCGCCCGCATCGCACTGCTGCACTACGCAGACGGTGAGAAGCGTTACATCATCGCTCCGGAAGGCATCAAGCAGGGCGACGTCATCGAGACCGGCGCTCAGGCTGATATCAAGCCGGGCAACAACCTGCCGCTGCGCAACATCCCGACCGGTACCGTGGTGCACGCGATTGAGCTCCGCCCGCTGGGTGGCGCCAAGATCGCCCGCTCCGCCGGTGCTGCCGTGCAGCTCGTCGCCAAGGATGGCGCCTACGCTCAGCTGCGTATGCCGTCCGGCGAAATCCGCAACGTGGACGCTCGCTGCCGCGCGACCGTTGGTGAGGTCGGTAATTCCGATCACGCCAACATCCAGCTTGGCAAGGCAGGCCGCGCTCGTTGGATGGGCAAGCGCCCGATCACCCGTGGTGAGTCCATGAACCCTGTCGATCACCCGCACGGCGGTCGTACCCGCGGTGGCAAGCCGCCGGTTTCTCCGTGGGGCAAGGGCGAGGTTCGTACCCGCCGTCCGAAGAAGGCTTCGAACAAGATGATTGTTCGTCGTCGCCCGAATGGTAAGAACCGTAAGTAAGGGAGTGTCGAGTAGATGACTCGTAGCATCAAGAAGGGCCCCTTCGTCGACGCCCACCTGCAGAAGAAAGTCGACGAGCAGAACGAGAAGGGTACGCACAACGTCATCAAGACGTGGTCCCGTCGTTCGATGATTACCCCTGATTTCATCGGACACACCTTCGCCGTTCATGATGGCCGCAAGCATGTTCCGGTGTTCGTCACCGAATCCATGGTTGGCCACAAGCTCGGTGAGTTCGCCCCGACCAAGACCTTCAAGGGTCATGTGAAGGACGACAAGAAGGCACGCCGCTAAAGGAGAGTAAGGACACATGGAAGCTAAAGCAATCGCTCGTCACGTCCGCGTGACGCCGCGCAAGGCTCGCCGTATGGTCGACCTCATCCGAGGCAAGAAGGCGACCGAAGCCATCACCATTCTGAAGTTCGCTCCGCAGGACGCATCCCTCCCGGTGCGTAAGGTCCTGGAGAGCGCCATCGCGAACGCTCGTGTGAAGGCCGACAAGGCCGGCGAGCCGTTCCGCGAGAACGACCTGGTCGTGAAGGAGACCTATGTGGACGAAGGCGTGACGCTCAAGCGTTTCCGCGCCCGTGCACAGGGCCGTGCCGCTCGTATCAACAAGCGCACCAGCCACATCACGGTCGTCGTCGCTAACAAGGAAGGAAACCGCTAAAGATGGGTCAGAAGATCAATCCGTTTGGCTACCGCCTGGGAATCACTGAGAACCATCGTTCCAAGTGGTTCTCCGATTCCAACAAGGTTGGCGAACGCTACCGCGACTTCGTTCTCGAAGATGACGCCATCCGCAAGGCCATGAGCAAGGACCTCGAGCGTGCGGGCGTGTCCCGTATCGTCATCGAGCGTACCCGCGACCGCGTGCGTGTGGACATCCACACCGCTCGTCCGGGTATCGTCATCGGCCGTCGTGGCGCTGAGGCTGAGCGCGTTCGCGCCAAGCTCGAGAAGCTCACCGGCAAGCAGGTCCAGCTCAACATCTTCGAAGTGAAGAACGCCGCACTGGACGCCCAGCTCGTCGCACAGGGCATCGCTGAGCAGCTCACCAACCGCGTGACCTTCCGTCGCGCGATGCGTAAGGCCCAGCAGGATGCCATGCGTGCAGGCGCCAAGGGTATCCGTATCAAGCTCTCCGGCCGCCTTGGTGGCGCCGAAATGAGCCGTTCCGAGTTCTATCGCGAGGGTTGCGTTCCGCTGCAGACCCTGCGTGCCCTCATTGATTACGGCTTCTTCGAGGCCAAGACCACTTACGGCCGTATCGGCGTGAAGGTCTGGATCTACAAGGGTGATATGACCGAGCGTGAGTTCGAAGAGCAGCAGGCACAGCAGAGCAACAACCGCCAGGGTCGTCGCGGCGATCGTCGTCCGCGTCGCGGCCAGCGCAACGCTGCTCCGCAGCAGAACGCAGCAGCAGAGGCTCCGGCCGCTGCTGAGGCACCTGCCGCAACGGAAACGAAGGAGTGAGCTGAGAATGCTTATCCCAAAGAGAACCAAGTATCGTAAGCAGCACCGTCCGGTCCGCCGTGGCATGTCCAAGGGCGGCAACGAGATCGCTTTCGGCGATTTCGGTATCCAGGCTCTGGCTCCGGCTTATGTGACCAACCGCCAGATCGAGGCCGCTCGTATCGCCATGACCCGCTACATCAAGCGTGGTGGCCGCGTGTGGATCACGATCTTCCCGGATCGTCCGCTGACCAAGAAGCCGCTCGGCACCCGAATGGGTTCCGGTAAGGGTACTCCGGAATTCTGGATCGCCAACGTCCACCCGGGTCGCGTTATGTTCGAGATCGGTGGCGTGTCCGAGGATGTCGCTCGTGAGGCTCTGCGCCGCGCAATCGACAAACTCCCCATGAAGTGCCGTGTTATTGCTCGTGAAGGCGGTGACATCTGATGGCAGTCGGAACTGCAGACTACACCATGAAGAATCTCAACGAGAAGACCAACGAGGAGATCGAGGGCTTCCTCAAGAAGTCCAAGGAAGAGCTGTTCAACCTGCGCTTCCAGTCCGCGACCGGTCAGCTCGAAAACACCGCCCGCCTCAAGGCGGTCAAGCACGACATCGCCAGGATGTACACCATCCTGCGCGAGCGTGAGCTCGGCATCAGCCAGGCCCCCGAGGCGACCGAAACGAAAGCTGAGGAGAAGTAATGGCTGAAGAGCGTAACTTCCGCAAGGTTCGTCGCGGTTACGTCGTGTCCGATAAGATGGACAAGACGATTTCCGTCGAGCTCGAGCAGCGTTCGACCCACCCGCTTTACGGCAAGGTTGTGCGCTCCACTCGTACGGTCAAGGTCCATGATGAACACAACGAGGCTCACATTGGCGACCTCGTGAGTATTATGGAGACTCGGCCCCTGAGCAAGACCAAGCGTTGGCGTCTCGATAGCATTATCGAGCGCGCTAAGTAAATAAGTTCGGCAAGGCTCCGTGAGTCACCCCGCCTGCTTCTAGCAGGCAGGCGGGGTGCTTGGGGAGAACCAGCTCGGCTAAGGAGAATCAATGATTCAGCAGGAAACGCGGCTTCATGTCGCCGACAACACGGGTGCGAAGGAACTCCTCGCCATCCGAGTGCTCGGCGGATCGAAGCGACGCTATGCCGGCATCGGTGACGTGATCGTCGCCTCCGTCAAGGACGCCATCCCTGGCGGGTCGGTCAAGAAGGGCGACGTCGTCAAGGCTGTCGTCGTCCGCACTGTCAAGGAACACCGTCGTGTCGACGGCTCCTACATCAAGTTCGACGAGAACGCCGCCGTCATTCTCGGCTCTGGCCGTGAACCGAAGGGCACTCGTATCTTCGGACCGGTCGGTCGTGAACTGCGCGACAAGCGCTTCATGAAGATCGTGTCCCTCGCCCCGGAGGTGATCTGACATGGCAGCCAAGATTAAGAGCGGCGACCTGGTCAAGGTCATCCGCGGCAAGGATCGCGGCAAGGAAGGCACCGTCAAGCAGGTGCTCAAGGACGATCGTCTGATCGTCGAGGGCGTGCAGATCGTCAAGAAGCACGTCCGCGCCACGCAGCAGGGCCAGCAGGCTGGCATCGTGGCTGTCGAGGCTCCGATTCATCGCTCCAACGTGATGGTCATCGATCCGGAGACCAAGCAGCCCACCCGCGTGCGCATCGTCGAAAAGGAAGAGGCTCGTGACGGCAAGGTGAAGACCGTGCGCGTACGTGTCGCCAAGAAGTCCGGAAAGGAGCTGGCATGACCGATACCACTGTCGAAGCGCCGGCAACTCCGCGCTTGAAGCAGAAGTACAACGAGCAGATCGTGCCGGAGCTGGAGAAGGAATTCCACTACTCCAACCCGATGCAGGTCGCTCGCGTCCAGAAGGTCGTCGTCTCCATGGGCGTTGGTGCCGCGGCTCGCGACTCCAAGCTCATCGAAGGCGCTGTCAAGGACCTCACTCTGATCACCGGCCAGAAGCCGAAGATCACCAAGGCTAAGAAGTCTGTCGCGCAGTTCCACCTGCGTGAGGGCCAGGCCATCGGCGCCTACGTCACCCTGCG encodes:
- the rplW gene encoding 50S ribosomal protein L23, with product MVAIHKPAHDIILKPVVSEKSYALSDRGQYTFVVAPNANKVQIKQAIEEIFNVKVTNVNTLNRAGKRQRTRNGFGQRVNQKRAIVTVAEGQTIDIFGN
- the rplB gene encoding 50S ribosomal protein L2, whose protein sequence is MAIRVYKPTTAGRRNASVSDFSELTRSTPEKSLVRKLSKTGGRNSYGRMTSRHRGGGHKRQYRLIDFKRWDKDGVPAKVAHIEYDPNRSARIALLHYADGEKRYIIAPEGIKQGDVIETGAQADIKPGNNLPLRNIPTGTVVHAIELRPLGGAKIARSAGAAVQLVAKDGAYAQLRMPSGEIRNVDARCRATVGEVGNSDHANIQLGKAGRARWMGKRPITRGESMNPVDHPHGGRTRGGKPPVSPWGKGEVRTRRPKKASNKMIVRRRPNGKNRK
- the rpsS gene encoding 30S ribosomal protein S19 produces the protein MTRSIKKGPFVDAHLQKKVDEQNEKGTHNVIKTWSRRSMITPDFIGHTFAVHDGRKHVPVFVTESMVGHKLGEFAPTKTFKGHVKDDKKARR
- the rplV gene encoding 50S ribosomal protein L22, coding for MEAKAIARHVRVTPRKARRMVDLIRGKKATEAITILKFAPQDASLPVRKVLESAIANARVKADKAGEPFRENDLVVKETYVDEGVTLKRFRARAQGRAARINKRTSHITVVVANKEGNR
- the rpsC gene encoding 30S ribosomal protein S3 produces the protein MGQKINPFGYRLGITENHRSKWFSDSNKVGERYRDFVLEDDAIRKAMSKDLERAGVSRIVIERTRDRVRVDIHTARPGIVIGRRGAEAERVRAKLEKLTGKQVQLNIFEVKNAALDAQLVAQGIAEQLTNRVTFRRAMRKAQQDAMRAGAKGIRIKLSGRLGGAEMSRSEFYREGCVPLQTLRALIDYGFFEAKTTYGRIGVKVWIYKGDMTEREFEEQQAQQSNNRQGRRGDRRPRRGQRNAAPQQNAAAEAPAAAEAPAATETKE
- the rplP gene encoding 50S ribosomal protein L16; the protein is MLIPKRTKYRKQHRPVRRGMSKGGNEIAFGDFGIQALAPAYVTNRQIEAARIAMTRYIKRGGRVWITIFPDRPLTKKPLGTRMGSGKGTPEFWIANVHPGRVMFEIGGVSEDVAREALRRAIDKLPMKCRVIAREGGDI
- the rpmC gene encoding 50S ribosomal protein L29, whose translation is MAVGTADYTMKNLNEKTNEEIEGFLKKSKEELFNLRFQSATGQLENTARLKAVKHDIARMYTILRERELGISQAPEATETKAEEK
- the rpsQ gene encoding 30S ribosomal protein S17, translated to MAEERNFRKVRRGYVVSDKMDKTISVELEQRSTHPLYGKVVRSTRTVKVHDEHNEAHIGDLVSIMETRPLSKTKRWRLDSIIERAK
- the rplN gene encoding 50S ribosomal protein L14, yielding MIQQETRLHVADNTGAKELLAIRVLGGSKRRYAGIGDVIVASVKDAIPGGSVKKGDVVKAVVVRTVKEHRRVDGSYIKFDENAAVILGSGREPKGTRIFGPVGRELRDKRFMKIVSLAPEVI
- the rplX gene encoding 50S ribosomal protein L24, which translates into the protein MAAKIKSGDLVKVIRGKDRGKEGTVKQVLKDDRLIVEGVQIVKKHVRATQQGQQAGIVAVEAPIHRSNVMVIDPETKQPTRVRIVEKEEARDGKVKTVRVRVAKKSGKELA
- the rplE gene encoding 50S ribosomal protein L5, with translation MTDTTVEAPATPRLKQKYNEQIVPELEKEFHYSNPMQVARVQKVVVSMGVGAAARDSKLIEGAVKDLTLITGQKPKITKAKKSVAQFHLREGQAIGAYVTLRGERMWEFLDRLLTMALPRIRDFRGINGDQFDGQGNYNFGLTEQSMFHEIDPDSIDHQRGMDITVVTSTKDDKEARVLLKHLGFPFKEN